Proteins from a genomic interval of Mycolicibacterium grossiae:
- a CDS encoding type IV secretory system conjugative DNA transfer family protein has product MTTNEQRTLSADTLVWQRLFWPQPLHEAPALGLLRHWAAQAHAPQLILEARADVTGVEYLVGSQLRHAAGVRRAVEQLVSGAIVTGTEPEERQDITTARRLRLSTTARPLEPSDAVASERSILHALTAVQKGERLSLQIVLGPRRHPKPTPHLPHRADQPALSKVLRGVLPEPSADARQALGRKLGAFGFAGAVRLGVHAGTSERRRVLLLGLAAAIATVEAPGVRLKLSTEKPCRLNQPRSQWSAFLPSQPLTVTEVASLSGWPIADSDEPFPGQPPRHPRPVRPSPALQTGARVIAEATAPGSEATLGYDVKDALRHSWILGPNGVGKSTLLLNLVVQDLEAGRPVVVIEPKDLIADVLARIPAPRRDDIVVLDPLSERPVGINPLDRRFRQDQPPEVIADSLFGTFKALYGDGLGPRSSDILRNCLEVLARRDDASLVMLPLLLTNPGFRRSLTQSAIRDDPFAAGPFWQWFDTLSPEAISTTVAPLSNKLRPLLGKQLRRVLAQRTPQFNIRQVLREKKVLLVPLQKGVLGPESAQLLAALVIAELWQAIRERAAVPESSREPVMVYIDEAQDYLRLPTDLADALATARSLGAGFHLAHQYEKQLPPAMLEAFRSNARSRICFQLPAGDARDMAAGQSVLSPEDFTALPAHSIYASLIRDNAQPWASGRTRPAPPIVSDPEEIRRLSSQRYGQALSDIEAGFAELLHAGSDDVSDIGAPRRRRTQP; this is encoded by the coding sequence ATGACGACAAATGAACAGCGAACACTGTCGGCAGACACCCTTGTATGGCAGCGATTGTTTTGGCCGCAGCCGCTACACGAAGCGCCGGCCCTCGGCCTGCTGCGGCACTGGGCAGCGCAGGCGCACGCGCCGCAGCTGATCCTCGAGGCGCGCGCCGACGTCACAGGCGTCGAGTACCTGGTCGGCAGTCAGCTGCGCCATGCGGCCGGCGTCCGCCGGGCGGTCGAGCAGCTCGTCTCGGGTGCCATCGTGACGGGGACCGAGCCGGAGGAACGCCAGGACATCACGACCGCCAGGCGCCTTCGTCTCTCGACCACCGCCCGGCCGCTCGAACCGAGCGACGCCGTCGCGTCCGAGCGCTCCATCCTCCACGCGCTGACCGCCGTGCAAAAAGGGGAGCGGTTGTCGCTGCAGATCGTCCTTGGTCCACGCCGGCATCCGAAACCCACCCCGCATCTGCCACACCGCGCCGATCAGCCGGCGCTCTCGAAGGTGCTGCGCGGCGTGCTGCCCGAGCCGTCCGCTGACGCTCGGCAAGCGCTCGGCCGCAAGCTCGGCGCGTTCGGCTTCGCAGGTGCCGTGCGCCTCGGTGTCCACGCCGGCACGTCCGAGCGTCGCCGGGTGCTGCTGCTCGGGCTGGCTGCCGCAATCGCGACGGTCGAGGCGCCAGGGGTACGGCTGAAGCTTTCCACCGAGAAGCCGTGCCGCCTCAATCAGCCGCGCTCGCAGTGGTCGGCGTTCTTACCGTCGCAGCCGCTGACCGTTACGGAGGTTGCGTCCTTATCGGGGTGGCCGATCGCCGATAGCGACGAGCCGTTTCCGGGTCAGCCGCCGCGGCACCCCCGTCCCGTGCGGCCGAGTCCCGCTCTGCAGACGGGTGCGCGGGTCATCGCCGAGGCGACCGCGCCAGGCAGCGAGGCGACGCTCGGTTACGACGTCAAAGACGCCCTTCGCCATAGCTGGATCCTCGGGCCAAACGGCGTCGGCAAGTCGACGCTGCTGCTGAACCTCGTCGTCCAGGATCTCGAAGCCGGGCGGCCGGTGGTCGTCATCGAGCCAAAGGACCTCATCGCCGACGTGCTGGCGCGTATCCCGGCACCCCGCCGAGACGACATCGTCGTGCTCGACCCGCTGTCGGAGCGGCCCGTCGGCATCAACCCGCTCGATCGCCGCTTTCGGCAGGATCAGCCGCCGGAGGTGATTGCTGACAGCCTGTTTGGCACCTTCAAGGCGCTCTACGGCGACGGCCTCGGCCCGCGCAGTTCAGACATCCTGCGAAACTGTCTCGAGGTGCTGGCGCGCCGTGACGACGCCTCGCTCGTCATGCTGCCACTGCTGCTCACCAATCCCGGCTTTCGCCGCTCGCTCACCCAGTCGGCCATCCGCGACGATCCCTTCGCCGCCGGCCCGTTCTGGCAGTGGTTCGACACGCTCTCGCCGGAGGCCATCAGTACCACCGTCGCACCGCTCAGCAACAAGCTGAGGCCGCTGCTTGGCAAACAGCTTCGGCGCGTCCTGGCGCAGCGAACACCGCAGTTCAACATCCGTCAGGTGCTGCGCGAAAAGAAGGTGCTGCTGGTGCCGCTGCAGAAGGGCGTGCTCGGACCCGAAAGCGCCCAGCTGCTGGCTGCGCTCGTCATCGCCGAACTGTGGCAGGCCATCCGCGAGCGCGCCGCAGTACCGGAGTCGAGCCGCGAGCCGGTCATGGTCTACATCGATGAGGCGCAGGATTACCTGCGGCTGCCGACCGACCTCGCCGACGCGCTCGCCACGGCCAGAAGTCTTGGTGCGGGCTTCCACCTGGCGCACCAGTACGAGAAGCAGCTGCCGCCCGCCATGCTCGAGGCCTTTCGCTCCAATGCCCGCTCGCGCATCTGCTTTCAGCTGCCGGCGGGCGACGCCCGCGACATGGCCGCCGGCCAGAGCGTGCTTTCGCCCGAGGACTTCACGGCGCTGCCGGCGCATTCCATTTACGCCAGCCTCATCCGCGACAACGCGCAGCCCTGGGCCTCCGGACGCACCCGGCCGGCGCCGCCGATCGTCAGCGACCCAGAAGAGATCCGGCGGCTCAGTAGCCAGCGCTACGGCCAAGCGCTGAGCGACATCGAGGCGGGCTTCGCCGAGCTGCTGCACGCGGGCAGCGACGACGTCAGCGACATCGGCGCGCCGCGTCGGCGGAGGACGCAGCCATGA